Proteins found in one Choristoneura fumiferana chromosome 16, NRCan_CFum_1, whole genome shotgun sequence genomic segment:
- the LOC141436306 gene encoding transient receptor potential channel pyrexia-like, giving the protein MIQSYDKRGYAPIHIAAMNNHQDCIRLLYQRNASLSVKTKGEFITDWTPLQIAASKNCSEVVGLILDLEPRAIDDVDDKNRTALHLAADRCHREVVSTILRKGAVLSNPLETDKKRKTVIETISTKLPNSTQFFEEVFDEFIVSKLPESGETGCEISIDYGVLIKDHGTSQIKVLEELVRCGQKKILMHPLIESLIYLKWKTLVPFFYVIVAIYAIFALTLNFVLIVCFSDKNKESFISSDMLYAPLLLVTIQEFLFIYVKRHHYFLGVENWVKLGSLILALILLCADQEAWLEDEWLRHVATGALLLSWAHMTYLLSRFPYWGYYLLMFSKVASNIFKILLTCIFLLIAFSLSFMVQYHAYPPFDGAWESFIKTIVMMTSEYDYKELFGADHKELTYSKLIVHVLFVLFLILVSMVFMNFMIGVAVSDVADLKMAGDVRRLKKQVKFLSSLDLFVFGGVFRSLVHKKFHCRRFIKKIHIRPCVIKHWEVFYEVQADTDEPYYFAKEQPLPPHILDSILLKVKTKYQQNEREVSKKMYRDQMNLLFKTIVTDDRYSLSDLIENSKVGKGLEIRTKFGDIMDRLDALTVALNDVKDQVKDAGRNQQSVSDKNTQTDPIGDSKNFVLKLRKKSHN; this is encoded by the exons ATGATTCAGTCATATGACAAACGCGGCTATGCTCCTATACACATCGCAGCAATGAATAATCACCAAGATTGTATTAGGCTACTGTATCAAAGAAATGCTAGTTTATCAGTTAAAACTAAGGGAGAGTTTATAACAGATTGGACGCCGTTACAAATAGCTGCTTCTAAAAACTGCTCAGAAGTTGTTGGACTTATACTTGATCTAGAACCAAGAGCTATTGACGATGTTGATGATAAAAATCGAACTGCTTTACATTTGGCTGCCGATCGGTGCCACCGTGAAGTGGTTTCAACTATTTTACGCAAGGGTGCTGTCTTGTCAAATCCTTTGGAAACTGATAAAAAACGGAAGACCGTTATAGAAACAATATCTACCAAGCTTCCTAATTCAACACAATTTTTTGAAGAAGTGTTTGATGAATTTATTGTATCCAAGTTACCAGAGTCAGGAGAAACTGGGTGTGAGATCAGTATAGACTATGGAGTTTTAATAAAAGATCATGGTACAAGTCAAATTAAAGTATTGGAGGAACTAGTCAGATGTGGTCAGAAGAAGATATTAATGCATCCTCTTATAGAAAGTCTTATTTACCTAAAATGGAAAACTTTGGTGCCATTCTTTTACGTTATTGTAGCAATTTACGCAATATTTGCATTGAcgctaaactttgttttaatagTTTGCTTCAGCGACAAAAATAAAGAATCATTTATTAGTAGCGACATGCTGTATGCTCCTTTACTTTTAGTAACTATTCAG gaatttttatttatatacgtaAAGCGGCATCATTATTTTCTTGGTGTTGAGAACTGGGTCAAATTGGGCTCTCTTATCCTTGCTCTCATTCTACTGTGTGCTGATCAAGAAGCTTGGTTAGAGGACGAATGGCTGAGACATGTAGCGACCGGCGCCTTACTACTGTCTTGGGCCCACATGACTTATCTTCTGTCAAGATTTCCATATTGGGGCTATTATCTGCTGATGTTTAGCAAAGTTGCCAGTAACATTTTTAAG atactACTTACCTGCATCTTTCTGTTGATTGCATTTTCATTAAGTTTTATGGTGCAGTATCACGCTTATCCACCTTTCGATGGCGCATGGGAGTCTTTCATTAAAACCATAGTAATGATGACATCAGAGTATGACTACAAAGAGCTATTCGGCGCTGATCACAAAGAACTAACTTATTCTAAATTGATAGTTCACgtgttatttgtattatttttaatattggtaTCAATGGTATTTATGAATTTCATGATCGGCGTAGCTGTGAGTGATGTGGCTGATTTAAAAATGGCTGGAGACGTCCGAAGACTCAAGAAACAAGTAAAATTTCTAAGTTCCCTTGACCTTTTTGTTTTTGGAGGGGTCTTTAGGAGCCTGGTTCACAAAAAATTTCACTGTAGAAGGTTTATTAAGAAAATTCATATCAGGCCTTGCGTGATAAAACACTGGGAGGTTTTCTACGAGGTTCAAGCTGATACCGATGAACCTTACTATTTTGCTAAAGAACAACCGCTACCACCACATATACTAGATTCTATTCTACTAAAAGTAAAGACTAAATATCAACAAAATGAACGAGAAGTTAGTAAGAAAATGTACAGGGATCAAATGAATTTGCTTTTTAAAACCATAGTCACTGATGATAGGTATTCCCTTAGTGATCTGATTGAGAACTCTAAAGTTGGGAAAGGGTTGGAAATTAGAACTAAGTTTGGTGATATAATGGATAGATTAGATGCATTGACAGTGGCTTTAAATGATGTTAAAGACCAAGTAAAAGATGCAGGTAGAAATCAACAAAGCGTCTCAGATAAAAATACTCAGACAGATCCGATTGGTGATTCGAAGAACTTCGTGCTAAAATTAAGAAAGAAGAgtcataattaa